ATTTCAACTTCTCGGCGACCCGATCCAGCGCGGCATAATCTTCCGGGCGAATGTCGTACTTGTTGAAATTGAAGTAGATCTCCTCCGTCATGAGGATCGTGTAGTCTTTGCGGCAGCACTTCAGCGCCTTTTCGGCGGTCGTATTGGCCTGGTCTGCCAGTTTCTCATTCGCAGCCAGTCTCTGCTCCAGATCCTTGATCTTGTTCTCCAGCCGACTGACATCGACGCCACCACCACCCTGGGCTTGCGGCGTCACGCCGGGCTCCGGCTTCCCCTCGTCGACCGTCGGGCATTGGAAGGCGCAACCGGCCAGAAAGGGCGCCACCGCGATTAGAACGACCAAGCCGAGACACCAACTATGACTGCGTTTCATCCCTCCTCCTTTCAGGAGTGATCACAAAGTCCCAAGTCGAAGCGCAAACGGGGCCGCCACATCGACACCGGCGCCCCCACTGTTTCCCCCTGACCCCACCATCGCTATCGGCACGGTGAGGCACTTGTTGAAGTGCCCACCCGCCAAAAAGTTGCGGAAAGCTATCGAACCGGTGGAATCGCGTCAAGGGAATTCTCGCAGCCGGATAAGACCAAGCGCCCGAGCCCCGCAACAGTGTCAAAGTCGGCTCCCGAGCTTGCCTAAATGCGAGGAGGATCCCAGGGTTTCATCCCATTCTGGTCGCGGATGTCCC
The nucleotide sequence above comes from Candidatus Zixiibacteriota bacterium. Encoded proteins:
- a CDS encoding OmpA family protein, with translation MKRSHSWCLGLVVLIAVAPFLAGCAFQCPTVDEGKPEPGVTPQAQGGGGVDVSRLENKIKDLEQRLAANEKLADQANTTAEKALKCCRKDYTILMTEEIYFNFNKYDIRPEDYAALDRVAEKLKSDPDLIAEMGGYTDSVGTADYNIVLGQKRADAARTYLVSKHNINYGRLAIRTFGREAAANAPSADVNKRLRDRRVTIDVLGYAQ